ATCTTCTCCACGGTGGGTGTTTTAGTTGGAAAAAAGATAGGAAAGAAAATCAACAAAGGAATAGAGATATCCGGAGGAGCAGTTCTTGTTCTTCTGGGACTGAAGATTTTGTTCGAGCACATTTATTTCTGAAAAAATGATTACACAATTTAGCCAACAATTTGAACACGATCTTCTTGAGGAAATCAGCCATATTCCTCCTGCAGAAATTCCCAGAAATACTGTAATACTCAGGGAACAATCCTATATAAAAGAGATCCCATTGGTAGTCAGGGGCAATATTAAAGTAAGAAAAACCGATGAAACAGGAAAAGAAATCATTTTGTACCATATTGAAGCCGGTGAAAGCTGTATTCTTTCCATAACCTCGTGCTTGAATGATAAAAAGAGTCAGGCCGAAGCCATTACCGACGAAACGACACAGCTTATCATTGTTCCCGCCTCCAAAGTAAAAGAATGGATGGATACCTATAAAAGCTGGAGAAAATTTGTTTTAAGCCTCTACAATGCCCGCCTCACAGAACTCTTAATGTTAGTGGACAACATTTCTTTTAACCAAACAGACAGCAGGCTCTATAAAAAACTGAAAGACCTTCAGAATAAACAGGGAAATGCAATCTCTATCACTCACCAACAACTGGCTTATGAAATCGGCACGGCACGAGAGGTTATTTCAAGGCTGCTCAAGCAAATGGAAAAGGAAGAGTTCATAAAACTGGAAAGGGGAAAAATCAAAATTTTGCGTCCTCTGTAACCTAAGTCACAAATTTCAAGGATTGCAAGGCTGTATATTTGCAGATAGAATGAATGTTACATCTTAAAATTATACAGTTATGAAATGCAATGTAGGTAAAACAGACAAAGTAATCCGAATCATTCTTGGATTAGCCATAGGGGCAGCCGGATTCTATTTTAACAGTTGGTGGGGCCTGGTAGGTATCGTTCCGGTTTTCACAGCCTTAATCAACTGGTGCCCTCTTTATCTGCCCTTTGGTATCAGAACATGTAGAAAATCATGAACAGTTAACGAATCATTTTTCGGAGGCCTCCAATTATTTTTCCTCCAGGAATGGAGTCATCCTGCCTGTGTAACTGATATGAAGTTTGTGCATGGCCCGGGTGCAGGCCACATAAAGCATCTGGCGATCGGGCTCGGTATGGTAGTTTTGCCTGTTGGTCCGGGGGACGATCACCTGGTCAAACTCCAGCCCCTTGGCCAGGTGTGCCGCGGTGATGACCACACCACCGGCAAAGGCAACACTGGATGGATCCAGCAGGTGAAGATCTTCATCAACGACGGATAACAAACGGTGCAGTTCATCGGCCTGCGCCTGGGTTTTGCATATGATGCCCAACGAATGATGGCCGTTCGAGCGGAAGGCTTTAATGGCATCCACCAGATAATCCACCTCCTCTTCTTCCTGATCAAATCTCTCCACCCGGGGATCCTCACCATGTCTTTCGATGGCTTCCACATCCATATTGTTGTTGATGCGTTTCGTGAATTCGGTGATTTCCCAGGTTGAACGGTAGCTTTTGAGCATGGTCATGCACTCGGCATTGGGTATCACCTCGCTGATGGTATCCAGATTGGAAGAGCTGAACGGATTGACCGACTGGTTGATGTCACCCAGGATGGTCTTTTTACAAGGAAACAAACGGGTAAGTACTTTATACTGAACCGGCGAATAATCCTGCATCTCATCCACGATCAAATGCTTCACCTTGCTGAAAGAGGACAGCCCCTCCAACTGCATCTTCAGATACAACAACGGGTAGACATCCGCATATTCATATACAGATCCCTTCTTTACTTTCAACATTTCGGGTTTGCCCAGCCAGCTGTAAAACCCTTTGTAAAGCATTCTCAGGTTGGTAGAGGGGAACATTTTTCGGATCCTGGTATGCAGTTGCTGCCGCTCTTTTCCTGTCACCTCGTAGCCGTATTGCACAAAGACGTTATGAACCACTTCCCGTACAATTTCATTGAACCGTTTGAGAAGAGGCAGGCGGTTGTACTTTCGGAATTTCTCCTCAATGAACCAGGCAGGAACCGGCTTGTTATGAATAAGGATATCGGCAGGCCGGAAGGCATCATTTTCAAGATGCAGCACATAGGCATCCATCTGCTCCAGCATATCAACAGAAGATTTGAACCGGATGCGCTCTATCAGTTTTTCATTCGTTCTTTTCAACAATTCCGATACCTGATCGAAAAAAGACTGAAACTTGATCTGATAATCAAAAAGCTCATCGGCCAGTTCTTCCATACTGGTTTCCTCAA
This DNA window, taken from Bacteroidales bacterium, encodes the following:
- a CDS encoding Crp/Fnr family transcriptional regulator gives rise to the protein MITQFSQQFEHDLLEEISHIPPAEIPRNTVILREQSYIKEIPLVVRGNIKVRKTDETGKEIILYHIEAGESCILSITSCLNDKKSQAEAITDETTQLIIVPASKVKEWMDTYKSWRKFVLSLYNARLTELLMLVDNISFNQTDSRLYKKLKDLQNKQGNAISITHQQLAYEIGTAREVISRLLKQMEKEEFIKLERGKIKILRPL
- a CDS encoding DUF2892 domain-containing protein, whose product is MKCNVGKTDKVIRIILGLAIGAAGFYFNSWWGLVGIVPVFTALINWCPLYLPFGIRTCRKS
- a CDS encoding AAA family ATPase, whose protein sequence is IRNQQARHLVIQGVAGSGKTSIALHRIAFLLYKYKDTISSEDILIISPNKVFASYISNVLPELGEESVEETSMEELADELFDYQIKFQSFFDQVSELLKRTNEKLIERIRFKSSVDMLEQMDAYVLHLENDAFRPADILIHNKPVPAWFIEEKFRKYNRLPLLKRFNEIVREVVHNVFVQYGYEVTGKERQQLHTRIRKMFPSTNLRMLYKGFYSWLGKPEMLKVKKGSVYEYADVYPLLYLKMQLEGLSSFSKVKHLIVDEMQDYSPVQYKVLTRLFPCKKTILGDINQSVNPFSSSNLDTISEVIPNAECMTMLKSYRSTWEITEFTKRINNNMDVEAIERHGEDPRVERFDQEEEEVDYLVDAIKAFRSNGHHSLGIICKTQAQADELHRLLSVVDEDLHLLDPSSVAFAGGVVITAAHLAKGLEFDQVIVPRTNRQNYHTEPDRQMLYVACTRAMHKLHISYTGRMTPFLEEK